In one Terriglobia bacterium genomic region, the following are encoded:
- a CDS encoding outer membrane lipoprotein-sorting protein, whose protein sequence is MRLRTLALAVLIPALCGAAAPRAAAQNPDMLMPEVSTAKAKQLLQQMIQALGGPAYLRVRESVCDGRLAQFGHNGDLTGYQNFRDFWRYPDKNRTEYTKKGNFVELFAGDAGWTLDKGGVSEEPAGAVTDFQEQTKKDMDNLLRLRLNEEGMSFRYGGSDVVDLKQVDWVEIVDRERRTFRIAVDRESHLPVRCVVVTRNDMTRERTEEITYYSNFQTLDGVETPMQIARERDGRRSFQVFYLECHYNTGIPDELFTRASLEKRYSETASKKDKKKHETEKQ, encoded by the coding sequence GTGCGGCTGAGAACTCTGGCTCTGGCGGTGTTGATCCCGGCCCTGTGCGGCGCGGCGGCGCCGCGCGCCGCGGCGCAAAATCCGGATATGCTCATGCCGGAGGTGTCCACGGCGAAAGCCAAGCAGCTGCTGCAGCAGATGATCCAGGCGCTGGGCGGGCCGGCCTATCTGCGGGTGCGCGAAAGCGTCTGCGACGGGCGCCTGGCGCAGTTTGGCCACAACGGCGACCTCACCGGCTACCAAAACTTCCGGGACTTCTGGCGCTACCCGGACAAGAACCGCACCGAATACACCAAGAAAGGAAATTTCGTAGAGCTCTTTGCCGGCGATGCCGGGTGGACACTGGACAAGGGCGGCGTCTCCGAAGAGCCCGCCGGGGCCGTCACCGACTTCCAGGAGCAGACCAAGAAGGATATGGACAATCTGCTACGCCTGCGCCTGAACGAAGAAGGCATGAGTTTTCGTTACGGCGGCAGTGATGTGGTGGACCTGAAGCAGGTGGACTGGGTGGAGATCGTGGACCGGGAGCGGCGCACCTTCCGCATCGCCGTGGACCGCGAGTCGCACCTGCCTGTCCGCTGCGTGGTGGTCACGCGCAACGACATGACCCGCGAGCGCACCGAGGAGATAACTTACTATTCCAACTTCCAGACCCTGGACGGCGTGGAAACGCCCATGCAGATAGCGCGCGAGCGCGACGGCCGCCGCTCCTTCCAGGTCTTCTACCTGGAGTGCCACTACAATACCGGCATCCCCGACGAGCTCTTCACCCGCGCCTCGCTGGAAAAGCGCTACTCCGAAACCGCCAGCAAAAAAGACAAAAAGAAGCACGAAACCGAAAAACAGTAA
- the hslV gene encoding ATP-dependent protease subunit HslV encodes MHGTTVLCVRKDGKVVLVADGQVTMGDHVMKHTARKTRRLFNDKVVAGFAGSTADAISLFERFEGKLQEYSGNLPKAAVELAKEWRKDRALRHLEALLIVADAKGTFLLSGNGDVIEPDDGICAIGSGGSYALAAARALFQHTKLGAKEIAQEAMRIASEICIFTNEKFTIEEL; translated from the coding sequence ATGCACGGCACCACAGTGCTGTGTGTGCGCAAGGATGGCAAGGTCGTGCTGGTGGCCGACGGTCAGGTGACCATGGGCGACCACGTGATGAAGCACACGGCGCGCAAGACGCGGCGGCTGTTCAACGACAAAGTGGTAGCCGGCTTCGCCGGATCGACGGCCGACGCCATCTCGCTCTTCGAGCGCTTCGAAGGCAAGCTGCAGGAATATTCCGGGAATCTGCCGAAGGCCGCCGTGGAGCTGGCCAAGGAATGGCGCAAGGACCGCGCGCTGCGCCACCTGGAGGCGCTGCTCATCGTCGCGGACGCCAAGGGCACGTTCCTGCTGTCCGGCAACGGCGACGTGATCGAGCCCGACGACGGGATCTGCGCCATCGGCTCCGGCGGCAGCTACGCGCTGGCCGCGGCGCGGGCCCTTTTCCAGCACACCAAACTGGGGGCGAAGGAGATCGCGCAGGAGGCCATGCGCATCGCCAGCGAGATTTGCATTTTCACCAACGAGAAGTTCACCATCGAAGAGCTGTAA
- the hslU gene encoding ATP-dependent protease ATPase subunit HslU, whose product MPSKSDKDLILLPGGSGAPQNADGEVLPALDDLTPREIVAELDKYIVGQAAAKRAIAVALRNRVRRQKLPPEVAEDILPKNILMIGPTGVGKTEIARRLARLAGCPFVKVEASKYTEVGYVGRDVESMVRDLVETSIDMVREEKLDEVAERSEQAAEERVLDLLLPPMPPAAAAGAGTREAAEAESEQREQSQRTREKLRAQLREGKLDQRMVEVEVRERGMPAFEIVSNQGVEEMDVNLKDMLSGIFGQQKKKRKMSVADAFEYLIQEEENKLLDMEQVTRTAVERAEQMGIIFIDEIDKIAGRESGHGPDVSREGVQRDILPIIEGTTVNTRYGMIRTDHILFVAAGAFHVTKPSDLIPELQGRLPIRVELQSLGEEDFIRILTEPKNALVKQYIALLETEGLKLSFTDDAIAALARFAASVNEQMENIGARRLHTILEKVLDEISFEAPDLKKKSVKIDAAYVSKQLADVVKNQDLSRYIL is encoded by the coding sequence ATGCCTAGCAAGTCCGACAAAGATCTGATCCTCCTCCCCGGCGGGAGCGGCGCGCCGCAGAACGCCGACGGGGAAGTCCTGCCCGCGCTGGACGACCTGACGCCGCGGGAGATCGTCGCCGAGCTCGACAAGTACATTGTCGGGCAGGCCGCCGCCAAGCGCGCCATCGCCGTGGCCCTGCGCAACCGCGTGCGCCGGCAGAAGCTGCCGCCCGAAGTGGCCGAGGACATTCTCCCCAAGAACATTCTGATGATCGGCCCCACGGGCGTGGGCAAGACGGAGATCGCGCGGCGCCTGGCGCGGCTGGCGGGATGCCCGTTCGTCAAGGTGGAAGCCTCCAAGTACACCGAAGTGGGCTACGTCGGGCGCGATGTGGAATCCATGGTGCGCGACCTGGTGGAGACCTCGATCGACATGGTGCGCGAGGAAAAGCTCGACGAAGTGGCCGAGCGCTCCGAACAAGCCGCGGAAGAGCGCGTCCTGGATCTCCTGCTGCCGCCCATGCCGCCTGCAGCGGCGGCCGGCGCAGGAACGCGGGAGGCCGCCGAAGCCGAAAGCGAGCAGCGCGAGCAGTCCCAACGCACCCGGGAGAAGCTGCGCGCGCAGCTGCGCGAAGGCAAGCTGGACCAGCGCATGGTGGAAGTGGAAGTCCGCGAGCGCGGCATGCCCGCGTTTGAAATCGTCTCCAACCAGGGCGTCGAGGAGATGGACGTCAACCTCAAGGATATGCTCTCCGGCATCTTCGGCCAGCAGAAGAAGAAGCGCAAGATGAGCGTGGCCGACGCCTTCGAATACCTGATCCAGGAAGAAGAGAACAAGCTGCTGGACATGGAGCAGGTGACGCGCACGGCGGTGGAACGCGCCGAGCAGATGGGCATCATCTTCATCGACGAGATCGACAAGATCGCCGGGCGGGAATCGGGCCACGGCCCGGACGTTTCCCGGGAGGGGGTGCAACGGGATATCCTGCCAATCATCGAGGGCACCACGGTCAACACGCGCTACGGCATGATCCGCACCGACCACATCCTGTTTGTGGCCGCGGGCGCCTTCCACGTCACCAAACCCTCCGACCTGATTCCCGAGCTGCAGGGGCGCCTGCCCATCCGCGTGGAGCTGCAGTCGCTGGGCGAGGAAGATTTCATCCGCATCCTTACGGAGCCGAAGAACGCGCTGGTCAAGCAGTACATTGCGCTGCTGGAGACCGAGGGGCTCAAGCTCAGCTTCACCGATGACGCCATCGCCGCCCTGGCCCGCTTTGCCGCCAGCGTCAACGAGCAGATGGAAAATATCGGGGCCCGCCGCCTGCACACCATTCTGGAAAAGGTGCTGGACGAGATCTCCTTCGAGGCGCCCGACCTCAAGAAAAAGTCCGTCAAGATTGACGCGGCCTACGTCAGCAAACAGCTCGCCGACGTCGTCAAGAACCAGGATTTGAGCCGCTACATTCTGTAA
- a CDS encoding fumarylacetoacetate hydrolase family protein: MKFCRFLPLQDAKPQPSAGLYGLIEGEEIREISGAPWGPWSRGARSWRLGAVRLLVPVEPSKLVCVGRNYAAHIAELGHETPKEPLIFFKPPSAVVGPDDAVVLTRFSKQVEHEGELAVVMARRCAQLQDDEDVRPCILGYTCLNDVTARDIQKAETLFDRAKGFDTFCPIGPHIETELDPEDVLVETRVNGTLRQSGRTSLMLYPVFYLVRWISRMMTLYPGDVIATGTPAGVGPLRPGDVVEVSIEGVGTLRNPVQAPRA; encoded by the coding sequence ATGAAATTCTGCCGCTTCCTGCCATTGCAAGATGCCAAGCCACAGCCTTCCGCCGGCCTCTATGGCCTGATCGAGGGCGAGGAGATCCGCGAGATCAGCGGGGCGCCATGGGGGCCGTGGTCGCGCGGCGCGCGCAGCTGGCGGCTCGGCGCGGTGCGCCTGCTGGTGCCCGTGGAACCAAGCAAGCTGGTTTGCGTCGGACGCAACTATGCCGCGCACATCGCCGAACTGGGCCACGAAACGCCCAAGGAGCCGCTCATTTTTTTTAAGCCGCCCTCGGCCGTCGTCGGCCCCGACGATGCCGTCGTGCTCACGCGCTTTTCGAAGCAGGTGGAGCACGAAGGAGAGCTGGCCGTAGTCATGGCCCGGCGCTGCGCGCAGCTGCAGGACGACGAAGACGTGCGCCCCTGCATCCTCGGCTACACCTGCCTGAACGACGTCACCGCGCGCGACATCCAGAAGGCCGAGACGCTCTTCGACCGCGCCAAGGGCTTTGACACCTTTTGCCCCATCGGCCCGCACATCGAGACCGAGCTCGATCCCGAGGACGTTCTCGTGGAAACCCGGGTCAACGGGACGCTGCGCCAGTCCGGCCGCACCTCGCTCATGCTCTATCCCGTGTTTTATCTGGTGCGCTGGATCTCGCGCATGATGACGCTCTATCCCGGCGACGTCATCGCCACCGGCACGCCGGCCGGAGTCGGCCCGCTGCGCCCCGGCGATGTCGTGGAGGTCTCCATCGAGGGCGTTGGCACCTTGCGCAACCCGGTGCAAGCTCCGCGCGCGTGA
- a CDS encoding acyl-CoA carboxylase subunit beta, whose amino-acid sequence MTVKGKQHDRLEELRRRSAEAEAGGGPERREREHKAGKLTARERIHLLLDEGTFEELDKFMRHRCTDFGMDEQRPAGDGFVTGFGRIGGRLAYVFAQDFTVFGGSLSESNALKICKVMDLAMRNGAPVIGLNDSGGARIQEGVMSLAGYADIFLRNTLASGVIPQISAIMGPCAGGAVYSPAITDFIFMTRETSYMFVTGPDVIKTVTHEDVSKQELGGAMTHNATSGVAHFVTGDDADCCAMIRELFSFLPLNNMEDPPRQAPSDAPDRREEALNSIIPDDPQKPYDIKDVIHAIVDDGYFFEVHEHFAKNIVVGLARLDGRPVGLVANQPAFLAGVLDINASVKGARFVRFCDAFNIPLITFEDVPGFLPGTQQEFGGIIRHGAKLLFAYAEATVPKITVITRKAYGGAYCVMASKHIRTDANFAWPTAEIAVMGPEGAVNIVYRRELDKTPGAERETLRQEKIEEFRERFANPFVAAERGYIDAVIEPAETRARLITSLRALENKKDTNPRKKHGNIPL is encoded by the coding sequence ATGACCGTTAAAGGAAAGCAGCACGACCGCCTCGAAGAGCTGCGGCGGCGCTCCGCTGAGGCGGAAGCCGGCGGGGGGCCCGAGCGGCGGGAGCGCGAGCACAAGGCCGGCAAGCTCACGGCGCGGGAGCGCATCCACCTGCTGCTGGACGAAGGCACGTTCGAAGAGCTGGACAAGTTCATGCGTCACCGCTGCACCGATTTCGGCATGGACGAGCAGCGCCCCGCCGGTGACGGTTTTGTCACCGGTTTCGGGCGCATCGGCGGGCGCCTGGCCTACGTTTTTGCCCAGGATTTCACGGTTTTCGGCGGGTCGCTCTCGGAAAGCAACGCCCTGAAGATCTGCAAGGTCATGGACCTGGCCATGCGCAACGGCGCACCGGTCATCGGACTGAACGATTCCGGCGGCGCGCGCATCCAGGAAGGGGTGATGTCGCTGGCCGGCTATGCCGATATTTTTCTGCGCAACACGCTGGCCAGCGGGGTCATCCCACAGATCAGCGCGATCATGGGGCCCTGCGCCGGCGGCGCGGTCTATTCCCCGGCGATCACCGATTTCATCTTCATGACCCGCGAAACTTCCTACATGTTCGTCACCGGACCAGACGTCATCAAAACCGTCACCCACGAGGATGTGAGCAAGCAGGAACTTGGCGGGGCCATGACACACAACGCCACCAGCGGCGTCGCCCATTTTGTCACCGGCGATGACGCCGACTGTTGCGCCATGATCCGCGAGCTCTTCAGCTTCCTGCCGCTCAACAACATGGAGGATCCGCCGCGCCAGGCCCCGAGCGACGCCCCGGACCGCCGCGAGGAAGCGCTCAACTCCATCATTCCCGACGATCCGCAGAAACCATACGACATCAAGGACGTGATCCACGCCATCGTGGACGACGGCTACTTCTTCGAGGTGCACGAGCACTTCGCCAAGAACATCGTCGTGGGTTTGGCCCGGCTCGACGGCCGGCCCGTGGGCCTGGTCGCCAACCAGCCGGCGTTTCTCGCGGGGGTCCTGGACATCAACGCCTCGGTGAAGGGTGCGCGCTTCGTGCGCTTCTGCGACGCCTTCAATATTCCGCTGATTACGTTCGAGGACGTGCCCGGCTTCCTCCCCGGCACGCAGCAGGAATTCGGCGGGATCATCCGCCACGGCGCCAAACTGCTCTTCGCCTATGCCGAGGCCACCGTCCCGAAGATCACGGTGATCACCCGCAAGGCCTACGGCGGCGCCTACTGCGTCATGGCCAGCAAGCACATCCGCACCGACGCCAATTTCGCCTGGCCCACTGCGGAGATCGCGGTGATGGGCCCGGAGGGCGCGGTGAACATCGTCTACCGGCGCGAGTTGGACAAGACCCCAGGAGCGGAGCGCGAAACCCTGCGCCAGGAAAAGATCGAAGAGTTCCGCGAGCGCTTTGCCAACCCGTTCGTGGCCGCCGAGCGCGGCTACATCGACGCCGT